In Streptomyces sp. P3, one DNA window encodes the following:
- a CDS encoding S16 family serine protease: MLSRLSRPRALAVCALPLVVLLATAAFAPLPFSVAQPGMTANVLGDNKGTPVITISGAPVRDTSGQLRMTTIEATGPDARVTLGDVLDGWFRTDQAIMPHDAVYPSGESTKEIERHNTEQMEDSQDAATQAALAYLKLGEDDVKVTLKLADVGGPSAGLLFSLGIVDKLDGDGAGGDLTGGRTIAGTGTIDAGGKVGAVGGVALKTQAARRDGATVFLVPKDECSDAKSELPKGLRLVPVTTLKGAVSALVALEKGKGAVPSC, translated from the coding sequence GTGCTCTCTCGCCTCTCACGCCCCCGGGCTCTCGCCGTCTGCGCCCTGCCCCTCGTGGTGCTGCTCGCCACGGCCGCGTTCGCGCCGCTGCCGTTCTCGGTGGCGCAGCCGGGGATGACGGCGAACGTCCTCGGCGACAACAAGGGCACGCCGGTGATCACGATCTCCGGCGCGCCCGTGCGGGACACCAGCGGGCAGCTGCGCATGACGACGATCGAGGCGACCGGACCCGACGCGCGCGTCACGCTCGGTGACGTCCTCGACGGCTGGTTCCGCACCGACCAGGCGATCATGCCGCACGACGCGGTGTACCCCAGCGGTGAGAGCACCAAGGAGATCGAGCGGCACAACACCGAGCAGATGGAGGACTCCCAGGACGCGGCGACCCAGGCGGCGCTGGCGTATCTGAAGCTGGGCGAGGACGACGTGAAGGTCACGCTGAAACTGGCCGACGTGGGCGGACCCAGCGCCGGGCTGCTGTTCTCGCTCGGCATCGTCGACAAGCTCGACGGCGACGGCGCCGGCGGTGACCTCACGGGTGGCCGCACGATCGCCGGCACGGGCACCATCGACGCCGGCGGCAAGGTCGGCGCGGTCGGCGGGGTGGCCCTGAAGACGCAGGCCGCCCGGCGGGACGGCGCGACCGTGTTCCTCGTCCCGAAGGACGAGTGCTCCGACGCGAAGTCCGAGCTGCCGAAGGGGCTGCGGCTGGTCCCGGTCACCACGCTCAAGGGCGCGGTGAGCGCGCTGGTCGCCCTGGAGAAGGGCAAGGGCGCGGTCCCCAGCTGCTGA
- a CDS encoding Lrp/AsnC family transcriptional regulator, with amino-acid sequence MGIDRLDGRIIVLLAREPRLGVLEMSRRLGVARGTVQARLDRLQSNGVIRGFGPDVDPAALGYPVTAFATLQIRQGQGADVRAHLGSVPEVLELHTTTGSGDMLCRLVARSNADLQRVIDRVVGLDGIVRASTAIVMENPVPLRVIPLVEQAAEQAAEQSPGRPGEDAADRGR; translated from the coding sequence ATGGGGATCGATCGTCTGGACGGCCGGATCATCGTGCTGCTGGCACGGGAGCCGCGTCTGGGGGTGCTGGAGATGTCCCGGCGGCTGGGCGTGGCCCGCGGGACCGTGCAGGCGCGGCTCGACCGGCTGCAGTCGAACGGGGTCATCCGGGGGTTCGGCCCCGACGTCGATCCGGCGGCCCTCGGCTACCCGGTCACCGCGTTCGCCACGCTGCAGATCCGGCAGGGCCAGGGGGCCGACGTGCGGGCGCACCTGGGGTCCGTGCCGGAGGTGCTGGAGCTGCACACCACCACCGGCAGCGGGGACATGCTGTGCCGGCTGGTGGCCCGCTCCAACGCGGATCTCCAGCGGGTGATCGACCGGGTCGTCGGCCTCGACGGCATCGTCCGGGCCTCCACCGCGATCGTGATGGAGAACCCCGTCCCGCTGCGGGTCATCCCGCTCGTGGAGCAGGCGGCGGAGCAGGCGGCTGAGCAGTCGCCGGGACGGCCCGGAGAGGACGCGGCCGACCGGGGGCGGTGA
- the hppD gene encoding 4-hydroxyphenylpyruvate dioxygenase, translating into MTQTTHLTPDTARQADPFPVKGMDAVVFAVGNAKQAAHYYSTAFGMKLVAYSGPETGSRETASYVLTNGSARFVLTSVIKPATTWGHFLDRHVAEHGDGVVDLAIEVPDARAAYAYAIEHGARSVAEPYELKDEHGTVVLAAIATYGETRHTLVDRSGYDGPYLPGYVGADPIVEPPAQRTFQAVDHCVGNVELGRMNEWVGFYNTVMGFTNMKEFVGDDIATEYSALMSKVVADGTLKVKFPINEPAVAKKKSQIDEYLEFYGGAGVQHIALNTNDIVQTVRTMRAAGVQFLDTPDSYYDTLGEWVGDTRVPVDTLRELKILADRDEDGYLLQIFTKPVQDKPTVFFEIIERHGSMGFGKGNFKALFEAIEREQDKRGNL; encoded by the coding sequence ATGACGCAGACCACACACCTCACTCCCGACACCGCGCGGCAGGCAGACCCCTTCCCGGTCAAGGGAATGGACGCGGTCGTCTTCGCCGTGGGCAACGCCAAACAGGCGGCGCACTACTACTCCACCGCCTTCGGCATGAAACTGGTCGCCTACTCCGGACCGGAGACCGGCAGCCGCGAGACCGCCTCGTACGTGCTCACCAACGGCTCGGCCCGCTTCGTCCTCACGTCCGTCATCAAGCCCGCCACCACCTGGGGCCACTTCCTGGACCGTCATGTGGCCGAGCACGGCGACGGCGTCGTCGACCTCGCCATCGAGGTACCGGACGCCCGGGCCGCCTACGCGTACGCGATCGAGCACGGCGCGCGCTCCGTCGCCGAGCCCTACGAGCTCAAGGACGAGCACGGCACGGTCGTCCTCGCCGCGATCGCCACCTACGGCGAGACCCGGCACACCCTCGTCGACCGCTCCGGCTACGACGGCCCCTACCTTCCTGGCTACGTCGGCGCCGACCCGATCGTCGAGCCCCCCGCCCAGCGCACCTTCCAGGCCGTCGACCACTGCGTCGGCAACGTCGAGCTCGGCCGGATGAACGAGTGGGTCGGCTTCTACAACACGGTCATGGGCTTCACGAACATGAAGGAGTTCGTGGGCGACGACATCGCCACCGAGTACAGCGCGCTGATGTCGAAGGTGGTGGCCGACGGCACGCTCAAGGTCAAGTTCCCGATCAACGAGCCCGCCGTCGCCAAGAAGAAGTCCCAGATCGACGAGTACCTCGAGTTCTACGGCGGCGCCGGCGTCCAGCACATCGCGCTCAACACCAACGACATCGTGCAGACGGTCCGCACGATGCGGGCGGCCGGGGTGCAGTTCCTCGACACCCCCGACTCCTACTACGACACCCTCGGCGAGTGGGTCGGCGACACCCGCGTCCCCGTCGACACCCTGCGCGAGCTGAAGATCCTCGCCGACCGCGACGAGGACGGCTACCTGCTGCAGATCTTCACCAAGCCGGTCCAGGACAAGCCGACCGTCTTCTTCGAGATCATCGAACGCCACGGCTCGATGGGCTTCGGCAAGGGCAACTTCAAGGCCCTCTTCGAGGCGATCGAGCGGGAGCAGGACAAGCGCGGCAACCTGTGA
- a CDS encoding tetratricopeptide repeat protein: protein MENEERAAEERTAPDGTPAEAVAGAVAAAAGGPVAEASDEAAGEAAGEVPGEAVRARRRRRLVVGSLVGCLVLGGGVLVCLPGEGPAERGAPAAAPGARAGSAVRAGVAAALSDLAALVEERERAVRERPQDARSWAVLGTAYLEQGRRTAEVAVLYPKAERALRDSLKARPRGNADALCGLAALANARRDFPAALRWGEAARKAAPKRWTTYPQLIDAYTGMGDYKAALRALDALTALHSGPAVRGRAAGVYWDRGRREDAQAALADAAAGAVSPAEQAAWLERAGQLAWERGEREDALRHFQEAVRLDPDQRAAQAGQGRALAALGRTTEALSAYRVALERQPLPQYALELGELYESLGRARAARVQYDRLRTLVRQESAGGVDGQLTLGRFEADHGDPASAVRRLRAEWRRQPGVAVADALGWALHRAGNDEEALRFASIATDRVHGGAVYSAPYLHHLAVIERGSGKDGPARRHLQEALRINPYFSPLFGPAARAALAGLGEEPPPAELPG from the coding sequence ATGGAGAACGAGGAGCGCGCCGCCGAAGAGCGCACCGCCCCCGACGGGACTCCTGCGGAGGCCGTCGCCGGGGCCGTCGCGGCAGCCGCCGGAGGGCCCGTCGCAGAGGCCTCCGACGAAGCCGCCGGGGAGGCCGCCGGGGAGGTTCCGGGGGAAGCCGTCCGGGCGCGTCGGCGGCGGCGTCTGGTCGTCGGCTCGCTCGTGGGGTGTCTGGTGCTGGGCGGCGGGGTGCTGGTGTGCCTGCCCGGCGAGGGGCCGGCGGAACGCGGCGCGCCGGCGGCGGCTCCGGGGGCGCGGGCGGGCTCGGCGGTGCGGGCGGGGGTGGCGGCCGCGCTGTCCGATCTGGCGGCGCTGGTCGAGGAGCGGGAGCGGGCGGTACGGGAGCGTCCCCAGGACGCGCGGTCCTGGGCGGTGCTCGGCACGGCGTACCTCGAGCAGGGCCGGCGCACCGCCGAGGTCGCCGTCCTGTATCCGAAGGCCGAGCGGGCGCTGCGGGACTCGCTGAAGGCCCGCCCCCGGGGCAACGCGGACGCCCTCTGCGGTCTGGCCGCGCTGGCCAACGCCCGCCGGGACTTCCCCGCCGCACTGCGCTGGGGTGAGGCCGCGCGCAAGGCGGCGCCCAAGCGCTGGACGACGTATCCGCAGCTCATCGACGCGTACACCGGGATGGGGGACTACAAGGCGGCGCTGCGGGCACTGGACGCGCTGACGGCGTTGCACTCCGGTCCCGCCGTGCGGGGTCGGGCGGCGGGCGTCTACTGGGACCGGGGCCGGCGGGAGGACGCGCAGGCCGCGCTGGCCGACGCGGCGGCCGGCGCCGTCTCCCCCGCCGAGCAGGCGGCGTGGCTGGAGCGGGCCGGGCAGCTCGCCTGGGAGCGCGGTGAGCGGGAGGACGCGCTGCGGCACTTCCAGGAGGCGGTCCGGCTCGACCCGGACCAGCGGGCCGCGCAGGCCGGGCAGGGCAGGGCGCTGGCGGCACTGGGGCGGACGACGGAGGCGCTGAGCGCCTACCGGGTGGCACTGGAACGGCAGCCGCTGCCGCAGTACGCGCTGGAGCTGGGCGAGCTGTACGAGTCACTGGGTCGGGCCCGGGCGGCGCGGGTGCAGTACGACCGGTTGCGGACGCTGGTCCGGCAGGAGTCGGCCGGTGGCGTGGACGGGCAGCTGACGCTCGGCCGGTTCGAGGCGGACCACGGGGACCCGGCGTCGGCGGTACGGCGGCTGCGGGCCGAGTGGCGGCGCCAGCCGGGCGTCGCCGTCGCGGACGCGCTGGGCTGGGCGCTGCACCGGGCCGGGAACGACGAGGAGGCGCTGAGGTTCGCCTCGATCGCCACCGACCGGGTGCACGGGGGCGCGGTGTACAGCGCGCCGTACCTCCACCACCTCGCGGTGATCGAGCGGGGGTCGGGGAAGGACGGCCCGGCGCGGCGGCACCTCCAGGAGGCGTTGCGGATCAACCCCTATTTCTCCCCCTTGTTCGGCCCGGCGGCCCGGGCCGCCCTCGCCGGCCTCGGCGAGGAGCCGCCCCCGGCCGAACTGCCCGGCTAG